One Eisenibacter elegans DSM 3317 genomic window, TGCTCAGGAGCATTTTCAGCTATTTGATATTGTGGAGGGCGCTCCGCCGAAGCCCCTGTTTGGCAAGACCAACAGCTTAGACACAACAAAAGCACGAAAAGTAAGGGTAAACGAGGCATAAATCTGGGGAGATAGTGCACGCAAAGCTAAGAAAAAATGTGCTAAGTATATCGGAGCATGGGTTTTTGGCAGGACTTGCTGCCCGCAAACTACTGATATCACTTAGGGTGCTTCGAGGATGGGTGTATAATTAAGGCACTCAAAAACCGATGCACTCGATTGCTGTGGAATATTTTACTGCCGAAGCCCCAGCCAAGACACAAGAATATCATACCACTGGATATTTTCTGATTTGGCTTTGATTCAATAAGCCGCTTAACCACATAGGGGCTTTCGAAAAATTTGCAAAGCCCTCAACATTTGCGCTCCATCGCGCTTAAGTGTATGTCGAGAGCTTGGAGGGCAGGAGCACAACAACGACGAAAACCAAAAATATCCAGTAGCGAGCAAGATTTTCGTATCTTTGTTGGATAAGCGATTATTCCTGATTCATACTCCTGACCAATGAGCACACTCAAACAAACCGTTCATACACTAGCCCGCCAACTCCGCGACACCTTAATACAAGACCGCCGCCACCTCCACGCCCACCCAGAGCTGTCTTTTGAAGAGCACGAAACGATGCGCTTTGTGGCTGAGCGCCTACAAGCCGCCGGTATCGAAGCGCACGCAGGCATAGCAGACACTGGCTTGGTAGCCTATATCAAAGGGCGTAACCCCGAGAGCCGTACGGTAGCCCTACGCGCCGATATGGATGCGCTGCCGATAGTAGAGCAGAATGATGTCCCCTACAAGTCTACCCACGAAGGGGTGATGCACGCCTGTGGCCACGACGTACATACGGCCTCGCTCTTGGGTGCAGCGCGTATCCTGAACCAAGTAAAAAATGAGTTTGAGGGAACAGTCAAGCTTATTTTCCAACCCGGAGAAGAAAAGTTTCCCGGAGGAGCCTCGCTGATGATTAAAGAAGGGGTACTGCAGGCCCAACACCAAACCCCCGCACCACATAGCATCGTAGGCCAACACGTCATGCCGCTGATTCCGGTAGGAAAGGTAGGCTTCAGAGAGGGGATGTATATGGCCAGCACGGACGAGATTTACCTGACTGTGCGCGGCAAAGGAGGCCACGGAGCTATGCCCGAAATGTGTATAGACCCAGTCCTGATTACAGCACACCTCATCACCGCCCTACAGCAAATTATCAGTCGCAATAGCAACCCTAAAATGCCCTCTGTATTGAGCTTCGGTAAGGTCATTGCCCAAGGAGCCACCAATGTCATCCCCAATGAGGTACACATCGAGGGCACTTTCCGTACCTATGACGAGACTTGGCGCTATGAAGCACACCGACGTATCCGACAGATGGTCGAGGGCATCGCTGCGTCGATGGGGGGGGAAGCACTGCTTGACATCAAGGTGGGCTATCCACATCTCAAAAACCATCCTGAGCTGACACGCCGCGCCCGTGCTGCTGCTGTTGGGTATCTGGGAGAAGAAAACGTCGTAGACCTCGACCTATGGTTGGCAGGAGAAGACTTCGCGTATTATTCTCAGCAAGTTGACGCTTGTTTTTACCGTCTTGGCACCCGTAACGAGGCCAAGGGCATTGTCTCTTCCGTACACACCCCCACCTTTGATATTGATGAGGACGCACTCGAAATCGGTGCCGGCCTGATGGCTTGGATTGCCCTCGAAGAGCTACGGCAAAGCCAATGTTAAACTTTTGTTATGTAGACTTTATATTAGTTTCAAGCTTTATCAAAGCCATAGGGAGCAGTCATAATTAACGTATTTTTGCGGCTTAGTTTGTTGGATAAACCCTATGGAAAGCCCCTTAAAGACATCAGTAACTAACACAAAACCAAGCTTTTTGTCTGTTTCTCAAACAAGACAATACGGATGGTCGGTTTTGTGCTTTGCTTTGCTGTTGTTAACATTCTTGACAGCCCTGCAAGTGATGATTGCCGCCTTCAAAATCTTAGGGAGAGATACCCTAGAGCAGGTCGTTATCGCCACATATAACCCCTTCGTAGGCTTATTCATAGGGCTTCTGGCCACAGCAGTAGTACAAAGCAGCTCTACTGTTACAACTACTGTTGTGGTGTTGGTTGCTTCGGGAACGGTTGCGCTCGAAAATGCGGTTTTTATGGTGATGGGAGCCAATATTGGCACTACCGTAACGAGCACAATGGTAGCTATGGGGCACGTAACCCGCAAGAAAGAGTTTCGAAAGGCTATTGCTGCGGCCACGTTACACGACTTCTTCAACATCTTCACGACACTCATCCTGCTTCCGTTGGAGTATTACTTTAGACTACTTTCGCGCCTAGCCACCTTTATCACCGCACAAATCACCTTCAACCCTACACAAAGTGCTTATATCAATCCCATACATACCTTCATTACGGGGGGGACTGATTGGCTGGTACATCAAATGTCGGGGTATGTCGGGCTGGTGTTGTTTTTGGCTTTTGTCCTTATCTTTACTTCATTGCGTTTGATAGGCTGGCTCTTTAAGCGGATGCTTGATGTAAAAAATAGTGCCTTCCTGAGCGACCGAATGTTTGCCACACCTGCGCACGCTCTCGGGTTTGGAGCGCTGATTACGGCGGTGTTTCAGTCTAGCTCCTTAACTTCTTCTCTGATAGTCCCTCTGGTAGCCCACAACCGATTGCCGCTGCGGAAGGCTTTCCCATTCATCATGGGGGTCAATGTTGGCACGACCATTACAGCCCTGATTGCCGCCACTTCGGCTTTTTCAGAAGCCTTTAGCATCGCCCTGACACACTTGCTCTTCAACCTTATTGGAGTGCTAATCTTATTTCCCATTCCGGCCATTCGCAACTTACCCATCCGCCTAGCAAGAGAGCTGGGAAAAGCCACCTTGCGCAGCCGGTTTGTAGGCTTCAGCTATATTCTAGCCCTGTTTTTCTTACTTCCCTTCTTGTTGATTGCCTTCAACAAAAATAACATCACTGTCAAAGAACACATCTATACCGAAGATAGCCATCAATTGGCACAGCTCAGCAGCGCAGTACAGTTTATCTATCCTAAGGCGATGCTGGAAGCGCAAAAACTGCTCTACCGCCAACAGATTTACGTCCCCAAGGAGTGGGCTTTGGACAATACGCTGTTCCAAGATGTGCTCTACAGTCACCGCGAATCAGACACACTGTATATCAATAATATCCCCTTGTACCTTACACAAGACGGCTCCTGTATGGGATATGAAGACACACAGCGCCAGTATGAGTATTGTGTAGAAAGTGTACAATACAACTTTGTGCTCCGTCCGGATTTGAAGTTTGATACTTGCTTTATTGTCCGACGAAGGATGTTGGAAGCACCTTACCATACCCAGCGTATTTTTATAGCCCCAACCCAACGCTGGATTTTACGATGGGAACTCTATAACCGTGACGAACGCCTGCTGGGATTCAAGGAATTAGCCACTATCCGATAGCCTAGGCCTGTATCAGGAAATAGCACGAACGCGCCACACAGTCTTACTGTGATTGGAAACAGCCCACCCTCCTCCAAAAAACATACCCCTGTAGTCAATGACCACAGGGGATGCGTCTTAAACGTCAATAATAAACAACACTGTTGAGAAGGCTATTTTGGTAAATAGCTATAGATTCGTAGAATTTTTTTGAGATTTTGGTTAGATTCGAATATTCATATATTTCAAATAACCAAATATATACTATGCTCTTACATAAAAACCATACTTATCACGCATTGTTGCTGCTCTTTGCCTGCTTCTTAGGCAGCAGTGCTTGGGCACAAGCCAGCTTTGACCCACGCATCCCCGACGGAATTGTCAAACCTAAGTCCTACCGCATCAGCCTCCAAGGTAAGGGCAATACCTTTACCGTACCCGAAGGGCGCAACTTATACATCACACGGCTTACGGTATCTCCTTCATCTGTGATGAGCGATACCGGATTTCTGACCATCGATGGGATGCCCGTGATGAGCTTCAACAAAGGCCTAGACCTCTGTGGTATTGGCCTAGACTAATACCTCGCCACGCCGTTATTGGTGGGCGAAGGTAGCAAATTGGCCGTTGAGGGGCACGGAGAGCTACACCTACAGGTCTTGACGGTAGAGGCCAAGGTGCCAGTGGTGATTTTCAAGGCCAATGAGCCTATGAAAATCCCCGAAGGCAAGACTTTTGTCTTGATGCATACCATTCGTGAGCGTACTTGTGATGTGGCCTACAAAGGTACATTTACCTTTGGGGAGATTGATGCGCTGCATTTTCCGGAGTTTTTTGATGACCTCAGCGAGATTAAGACAGAGGCCGACAATCGCATCCGTTTGGGCTATCTATATTGATTGCCCTGTATGTATACCCAATCAGAACCAGTTTGGGAGATATATACGCACGGAAAATACTGGAGAATCAAGAAAATCAAATCTTGTGCATCTTGGTGTATTTTTCCTAAAAACCCTTGCCAGCTGACCCAGCCGCAAGGGTTTTTGACGGTATATATATATGGCAAAGCAACGCTTTGATTTGGTTTAGCAAAGGTACACAAGCTTGATATATCGAACAAATTGATAATACAAATAGAAATATAATCAAAAACTATCATCACAAATAAATAGCCCCCTCTTCGGGGTCGCCATATATTTCGGCCAAACCTTGCTGATAATGGTATGCACCAAGCCAGGCCAAGAGCGCATCGACCTCATGCCAAGTACTGGGCAAATTTCCCCAGTGGAGCTCAGGATAAAGGGCTTGAATCGCTTTCAGTACATCAGCCATACTGTCTAGTGATTTTTTGTAGCCCAAAGGTTTGAGCCCAAGGCGCTCGGCTTGCGCGCCCGGGTATGTTTCAATCAGAGGGCATACTTCGCCCAAAGCATAGCGCAAGCGGATAGCCCGAGCTGTAAGACCACCCAGAAACATAGGCGACATAGCTTGTAAGGCCTTATCACCCACACGGTAAAAGAAATCAGCTGTAGCATCTGCTTCACCAAGGCGCTGATACACCTTTGGCAAAGACAAGGGCGCATCAATAAAAACAAGCGCCGGTTGTAAGTAATGTAGTCTATCCAGAAGCCACTGGTCTGCATCTTTTTTGGCGGCAACAAGCTCCCAGCAACATTGCCCGTCGGGCAAACGATAGAACAAGGCCGTGGTTCCGGCTAGCTTTGCGCCATAATCCACACCTACCAAAAGCGCGTCGGGTGAAAGCTCAGTGGGGAGGGGTCGCATCTGCGAGAGGGTTATTTTATTTTTTTGGGAAAATAGCGCCTCGGAAACTCAAAAAAGACTTGATTGGCGGCCTGTTGGTCGTTGAGCGCTGCCCAATGTTCTTGTTGAAAATCAAGCCTTACCAAGCCTGTTGTGGGGATATTGGGCAGCGGCGTACTGCTCCAATAATTGTGCAGTTGGGTCAACTCGGGGTTGTGTCCTATGATAAGAGCCTCACTCCATTCATCAGGAAAACTACTAACGAGCTGTATTTGGTCTTCGAGAGTCCCATAGTAGAGGCTGTCGTTGTAGTGAATTCGTGTTTTATCTAACTGCAATACATTGACAAAACTTAGCGCGGTAAGTCGGGTGCGTTCAGCCGGGCTTACTATCATCGCATCCAGTTGGGGGTGTCGTTGTAGCAGTATTTGCGCCATAAAAGGCGCATCGCGTTTACCCCGCTCATTAAGCGGGCGGTAGAAGTCATCCAGAGAACTGTCTTTCCAACTCGATTTGGCGTGTCTCAAAAGATAAAGTGTCTTCATAGAACCTGTGCTGGCCTATCAGCAAAAAGTAAGCGCATCAAAGCAGGGGCTGATAAGTACCAATTAGTGTGTGGGGCTAATGATTGAACGCAAAGATACAACTTATACCAAGATTCACTTGATTTGAGAATTTACAGGATTTGATTTTCTTGACGCGCAAAGATTTTCAGCATATACATCGTCCAATCACGCCACTAGACATTTTTCAAATCCCATAGTTAAAACTATGGGCTAAGTCTTGTTTTGGGGGTAAAATAAGGCCTCAGTCGGAGCTGGAGCTCCGAGCTACTTTTCCAAAAATGTCCAATGATGTGTCGTCCAAACCAATTTGATGGCTATATCTCGGTTTTCTGATAATCCTTGGGTGAAAATATCGCCGAATGTATGCACCCGGCACAATGGCCTAGAGCTTGGCCTTGGTAGGCGGCTTGACCATAAAGTCTTTGAGATAATAAGGCTCAAAGTAGGCCAAGTCTTCCCATTGTTGGTCTTGGTAGGCGGCAGCGGCAAGTGTACCCATAGCCGCCGCATTGGGGTAGAGCTGGGGGAGAAACACCGCATTGGGTTGCGCTGTCTTGAGTGGGGCAAACTTAGCCGCACCATTGCCGCCAAAGTAGATGGGTGCTTGCGCCAGATACTCGTCAAACGTATCAGGCTCCAGAATGAGGGCTTGGGTAGGGCTTACTACCGTGTGGTCTTTGGCGTAGAGCGCACAATAGACCTCCATTCGGCGGGCATCAATCATAGGGCAAGCATAGGGCGCTTGTGGGTTTTGAATAAAAATTTGTTCTGCCATGGCCTGTAATGTATCCACAGCTACCAACGGGATATCTAGCCCGAAGGCCAAGCCCTTGGCCGTAGCCACTCCGATGCGCAGGCCGGTATAAGAACCGGGTCCTTTGGAAACAGCTACAGCCGCCAAGTCTTGGAGGGTATAGTCATTGTGTAGCAATAAACCCTCTATCATCAGGGTCAGCTGTGAGGAGTGCGATTGCTGCCGATGTAGCTCTGTAGCAGCCAAGAGTTGTGTGTCTTGGTGTAGGGCTACGGAACACACATGGGTAGCAGTTTCGATACTAAGAATAAGTGCCACAGGCAAAAGGGTAAGGGTACAACAAAGGCCGAGTCCTTCGGTCTATTGGGCGCAAATCCTTAGCGATAGGTTTCCAAACACTATCGCTAAGGAGCTGGCAACTAAGCATAACGCTCAAATTACAGAAGAGCCAAGGGCGCAAAAATACGCAACTATCGGTTCTTGCCCAATATTTTGTTGTATTCTGAGCTATTGTTGAGTACTTCTAGCGAGCGCTGTATGTCAGGGTCATTTTTGAAGAGGTACTCACGCTGGCCTTTTTGGTAATAATAACGTGCCACGATTTCGTACTCCAAGTGGTACTTGATTTCGTCTTTGAAGGTCATTAGGTCAGCCTCTTTGTTGTGCGAAATTTGAGCTTTCAGTTGTTTTAGCTGCTCCTTGATTCCTTGGTAATAGGCCTCCTCTTTGGCGCTGGTTTCGAGCTTGACAAACTGTTTTTCCACATCTGTAGTGTAGTCATAGTCTTTGTCTTTGAGCCACTGTACAAATGCTTGATATTCGGCATCGCTAAGCTTGAAATTATCAGCACTACTGATTTTAGGATTTTTGCTCGCAAAGAGAGTGGCATAATCAAAAATCAAGTCCTTGTCAAGCAAGCTTTGTGTAATGGGTTTAGGGTTGCTGTTGTCTACGTTGATGTCAGGAGCGAGGCCATTACCATCATACACCACCCGACCGTTTTTGGTTTTGTAGGCCATACGCAAGGAGTCGGCCAGCTTGCTGGCTTGGCCGTTTTCGTCGCGGGCGCTATAGTCTATAGCCTGAATACAGCGCCCACTAGGGATGTAGTATTTGGCGGTGGTGATTTTGACCTGAGCGTTATAAGACACTGGGCGAGTGGTTTGTACCAGGCCTTTACCAAAGGTATTGCGCCCTACAAGCACGCCTCGGTCGTAATCTTGGATAACACCCGAAACGATTTCGGAGGCCGAAGCGCTGCGCTCATTAATCAACACTACCAAGGGCATTTGAGTGTCAATAGGCGAGGCATTGGCATAGTAGGTTTTGTTCCAATCTTCGATTTTGCTTTTGGTAATGACGACTTCGCCCCCTTTGGGTACAAACAAGTTGGAGATATCCACGGCCTCATTGAGTAAGCCCCCCGGGTTGCCACGCAGATCCAGAATCATCTTGGTGGCTCCTTTTTCTTTGAGTTCGTTGAAGGCGCGGGCTACTTCGCGAGAAGCTCCGCTGGTAAAATCTGTTAATTGGATATAGCCCACCTGCGCATTGATCATTCCATAATAAGGCACATTGTTGATTTTGATGTTTTCGCGATTGAGCGTAATATCAAGGGGTTGTGCTTGGCCAATACGTTTGACACGAAGCTTGAGCGATGACTTGGCTTGTCCTTTGAGTAACTTGCTGATTTCGGCAGAGTTGGTTTTGTTGGTAATGGCCACTCCATCTATCTCGATGATTTCGTCGCCAATACGCAGCCCGCTTTCGTAGGCAGGGTATCCTTCATAAGGCATCAGGATCAACGTACGCCCGTTGCGTGTGCCTACCATCGCCCCTATACCGCCATATTCGCCGGTAGTCATTGTTTGATAGTCTTCTATTTCGTCTTCGGAAATGTAATTGGTATAAGGGTCAAGCGATTTGAGCATCGCATCAATACCTGTTTTCATCAGCTGGTTGGGATTCAGCTCATCAACATAGTAGGTGTTTATTTCGCGGAAAAGCGTGGTGAAAATATCTAGGTTTTTAGCTATCTCAAAATACTTGTCCTTGGCTGCGCTGCGCTCGCGAGCAGCGTCTTCGGGAGAATAAACGGACTGGGCAACGGCGCTGGTAAGCCAGAAAAGCCCAACGAAGAGCAGGGTAACAAAACGATATTGCTTCATAAGACAGAAATTTGGTATAGTGAAAATGGCTCGTACAAACAAGAGGGCTGGTTGGTATAATCTAGGCTAGGGGCTGTTTGCCGAGAGATATTTTCAATATAACGATTTTTTAACACACAACGTTGGTCTTGTAAAGATATTTATGCGGGGGCTTTTTTGTGCAAAGCTGACAAATGTCATCAAATATTGACAATAGAGGCGCTACCTTTATTGTCGAAACCTAACTCTTCTGCTTATGAATACCAAAGAAGCAACCAAATTGTATGTGTTTATTGGGCTGATTATTTTGATGTTCTTGTCGGGCTTGTTGATGACAGGACTGATGATTGTCGGAGCCAATGCCTTGGGCGAAGTAATGCTATATGCCTCTATTGTTATTTCGCTGGTGTTTGTGGCCGCTGCAGGGTTTTTCAGTAGTGAGTCTAAACAAAGCCACTAAGGCCTCATAAATCCATACAAAACGCTTATTATGGTCATTGCCTCCCGCGCTATTTCAGGCGTAGGGAGGTTTTTGCGTATCTGAGCGGCGGGAATATCGTACAGTATTTGTATAGGGGTGA contains:
- a CDS encoding M20 metallopeptidase family protein translates to MSTLKQTVHTLARQLRDTLIQDRRHLHAHPELSFEEHETMRFVAERLQAAGIEAHAGIADTGLVAYIKGRNPESRTVALRADMDALPIVEQNDVPYKSTHEGVMHACGHDVHTASLLGAARILNQVKNEFEGTVKLIFQPGEEKFPGGASLMIKEGVLQAQHQTPAPHSIVGQHVMPLIPVGKVGFREGMYMASTDEIYLTVRGKGGHGAMPEMCIDPVLITAHLITALQQIISRNSNPKMPSVLSFGKVIAQGATNVIPNEVHIEGTFRTYDETWRYEAHRRIRQMVEGIAASMGGEALLDIKVGYPHLKNHPELTRRARAAAVGYLGEENVVDLDLWLAGEDFAYYSQQVDACFYRLGTRNEAKGIVSSVHTPTFDIDEDALEIGAGLMAWIALEELRQSQC
- a CDS encoding Na/Pi symporter produces the protein MSVSQTRQYGWSVLCFALLLLTFLTALQVMIAAFKILGRDTLEQVVIATYNPFVGLFIGLLATAVVQSSSTVTTTVVVLVASGTVALENAVFMVMGANIGTTVTSTMVAMGHVTRKKEFRKAIAAATLHDFFNIFTTLILLPLEYYFRLLSRLATFITAQITFNPTQSAYINPIHTFITGGTDWLVHQMSGYVGLVLFLAFVLIFTSLRLIGWLFKRMLDVKNSAFLSDRMFATPAHALGFGALITAVFQSSSLTSSLIVPLVAHNRLPLRKAFPFIMGVNVGTTITALIAATSAFSEAFSIALTHLLFNLIGVLILFPIPAIRNLPIRLARELGKATLRSRFVGFSYILALFFLLPFLLIAFNKNNITVKEHIYTEDSHQLAQLSSAVQFIYPKAMLEAQKLLYRQQIYVPKEWALDNTLFQDVLYSHRESDTLYINNIPLYLTQDGSCMGYEDTQRQYEYCVESVQYNFVLRPDLKFDTCFIVRRRMLEAPYHTQRIFIAPTQRWILRWELYNRDERLLGFKELATIR
- a CDS encoding DUF429 domain-containing protein, giving the protein MRPLPTELSPDALLVGVDYGAKLAGTTALFYRLPDGQCCWELVAAKKDADQWLLDRLHYLQPALVFIDAPLSLPKVYQRLGEADATADFFYRVGDKALQAMSPMFLGGLTARAIRLRYALGEVCPLIETYPGAQAERLGLKPLGYKKSLDSMADVLKAIQALYPELHWGNLPSTWHEVDALLAWLGAYHYQQGLAEIYGDPEEGAIYL
- a CDS encoding SixA phosphatase family protein → MKTLYLLRHAKSSWKDSSLDDFYRPLNERGKRDAPFMAQILLQRHPQLDAMIVSPAERTRLTALSFVNVLQLDKTRIHYNDSLYYGTLEDQIQLVSSFPDEWSEALIIGHNPELTQLHNYWSSTPLPNIPTTGLVRLDFQQEHWAALNDQQAANQVFFEFPRRYFPKKIK
- the tsaB gene encoding tRNA (adenosine(37)-N6)-threonylcarbamoyltransferase complex dimerization subunit type 1 TsaB, producing the protein MALILSIETATHVCSVALHQDTQLLAATELHRQQSHSSQLTLMIEGLLLHNDYTLQDLAAVAVSKGPGSYTGLRIGVATAKGLAFGLDIPLVAVDTLQAMAEQIFIQNPQAPYACPMIDARRMEVYCALYAKDHTVVSPTQALILEPDTFDEYLAQAPIYFGGNGAAKFAPLKTAQPNAVFLPQLYPNAAAMGTLAAAAYQDQQWEDLAYFEPYYLKDFMVKPPTKAKL
- a CDS encoding S41 family peptidase, with the translated sequence MKQYRFVTLLFVGLFWLTSAVAQSVYSPEDAARERSAAKDKYFEIAKNLDIFTTLFREINTYYVDELNPNQLMKTGIDAMLKSLDPYTNYISEDEIEDYQTMTTGEYGGIGAMVGTRNGRTLILMPYEGYPAYESGLRIGDEIIEIDGVAITNKTNSAEISKLLKGQAKSSLKLRVKRIGQAQPLDITLNRENIKINNVPYYGMINAQVGYIQLTDFTSGASREVARAFNELKEKGATKMILDLRGNPGGLLNEAVDISNLFVPKGGEVVITKSKIEDWNKTYYANASPIDTQMPLVVLINERSASASEIVSGVIQDYDRGVLVGRNTFGKGLVQTTRPVSYNAQVKITTAKYYIPSGRCIQAIDYSARDENGQASKLADSLRMAYKTKNGRVVYDGNGLAPDINVDNSNPKPITQSLLDKDLIFDYATLFASKNPKISSADNFKLSDAEYQAFVQWLKDKDYDYTTDVEKQFVKLETSAKEEAYYQGIKEQLKQLKAQISHNKEADLMTFKDEIKYHLEYEIVARYYYQKGQREYLFKNDPDIQRSLEVLNNSSEYNKILGKNR